The following are encoded in a window of Leeia aquatica genomic DNA:
- a CDS encoding heme biosynthesis HemY N-terminal domain-containing protein, with the protein MRALFWTLLLFVLAVVLALLSRVNTGYAILIVPPYRIDISFNTFVFLTVLAFIVAYFIIRAAATTLALPQKVRDYHRSKRRNAAQKSLLDALLAYFEGRYSRAERLASQTLELEESPQSRAISALLAAAAADSIKNTDKRDAYLARSELATPDTHLARLMVQASLQLKAHRYEEALETLHTAKNIAPKLTTALRLELTARQQLGQFAHVLPLIAQLEKSEAINPVQAEQLRKHAFTRQLRDEVQELVLFRRFWNKLPADYRLDSKMALTAARKLTDWQQWQDSREVLTQALQHGWEPALVLALSQLPTDAPADEVLARVQQAEAWLEQHPQDASLLLALGRLCRQQQLWGKARSYLEASLAVAPSAVTHIELARLLTQLDEASTAQLHFEAAASAVEQALADQDD; encoded by the coding sequence ATGAGGGCGCTGTTCTGGACCCTGCTGCTGTTTGTGCTGGCGGTGGTGCTGGCCCTGCTCAGCCGGGTCAACACCGGCTATGCCATCCTGATTGTGCCGCCTTATCGCATCGACATCAGCTTCAACACCTTTGTATTCCTGACGGTGCTGGCTTTCATTGTCGCCTATTTCATCATCCGTGCTGCTGCCACCACACTGGCGCTGCCGCAGAAAGTGCGCGACTACCACCGCAGCAAGCGGCGCAACGCGGCACAGAAGTCGCTGCTGGATGCACTGCTAGCCTACTTTGAAGGTCGCTACTCGCGCGCCGAGCGGCTGGCTTCGCAAACGCTGGAGCTGGAAGAATCGCCACAGTCACGCGCCATCAGTGCGCTGCTGGCCGCCGCGGCAGCGGATTCGATCAAGAATACCGACAAGCGTGATGCCTATCTGGCGCGCAGTGAACTGGCTACGCCAGATACCCACCTCGCCCGGCTGATGGTGCAAGCCTCGCTGCAACTGAAAGCGCATCGCTACGAAGAAGCGCTGGAAACCCTGCATACCGCCAAGAATATTGCGCCCAAGCTGACCACTGCCCTGCGGCTGGAACTGACCGCTCGCCAGCAATTGGGCCAGTTTGCCCATGTGCTGCCGCTGATTGCCCAACTGGAAAAGAGTGAGGCGATCAACCCGGTGCAAGCCGAGCAGTTGCGCAAACATGCGTTCACCCGCCAGCTGCGGGACGAGGTACAGGAGCTGGTGCTGTTCCGCCGCTTCTGGAACAAGCTGCCGGCTGACTACCGGCTGGACAGCAAGATGGCCTTGACAGCGGCTCGCAAGCTGACCGACTGGCAACAGTGGCAAGACAGCCGGGAAGTGTTGACCCAGGCACTGCAGCATGGCTGGGAGCCTGCACTGGTGCTGGCACTGAGCCAGTTGCCCACGGACGCACCGGCTGATGAAGTGCTGGCGCGGGTGCAGCAGGCCGAAGCCTGGCTGGAGCAACACCCGCAGGATGCCAGCCTGCTGCTGGCATTGGGTCGCCTCTGCCGCCAGCAGCAGCTTTGGGGCAAGGCCCGCAGCTATCTGGAAGCCAGCCTGGCCGTCGCCCCCTCTGCGGTCACCCATATTGAGCTGGCTCGCCTGCTGACCCAGCTGGATGAGGCCAGCACCGCACAGCTGCATTTTGAGGCCGCCGCCAGCGCCGTGGAGCAGGCACTGGCCGATCAGGACGACTGA
- a CDS encoding helix-turn-helix domain-containing protein, translated as MSQAALRHYAASHGSHAHAFSQWLCCLQGALELEVEGHLYRVLPGSGVWIPPQSRHDFAGYQNNQCLVLDLPVEVFPRRPTAFGWPAALRPLLQQLQQALQQRPDHVGLQAAVAGVLCWHQSPTRTATLPLDALGHWVSAHLHRPITVAELAQLCGWSVPHFHDCFRQHTGLTPQSWLRQLRLQAARQRLQQGMAVAAVAAQVGYASPSALTAALRRSDGVRARDLWPDTHKIGTPS; from the coding sequence ATGAGTCAGGCTGCGCTTCGTCACTATGCGGCCAGCCATGGCAGCCATGCCCATGCGTTCAGCCAATGGCTGTGCTGCCTACAGGGTGCGCTGGAGCTGGAAGTGGAGGGGCATCTGTACCGGGTATTGCCGGGCAGCGGGGTGTGGATCCCGCCGCAGAGCCGCCATGACTTTGCGGGCTATCAGAACAATCAGTGTCTGGTGCTGGATTTGCCGGTGGAAGTCTTTCCACGCCGCCCGACCGCGTTTGGCTGGCCTGCCGCCTTGCGGCCCTTGCTGCAGCAGCTGCAACAGGCCTTGCAGCAGCGCCCCGACCATGTCGGGCTGCAGGCTGCCGTTGCGGGTGTGCTGTGCTGGCATCAATCCCCCACGCGTACGGCAACCCTGCCGCTGGACGCACTGGGCCACTGGGTGAGCGCCCATCTGCACCGGCCGATTACGGTGGCCGAACTGGCCCAGCTCTGCGGCTGGTCCGTGCCGCATTTTCACGATTGCTTCCGCCAGCATACTGGACTCACCCCGCAATCCTGGTTACGTCAGCTGCGTTTGCAGGCCGCCCGGCAGCGTTTACAGCAGGGTATGGCGGTGGCTGCGGTAGCGGCACAGGTGGGGTATGCCTCACCCTCCGCCCTCACCGCCGCCTTGCGGCGCAGCGATGGGGTGCGCGCCCGTGACCTGTGGCCAGATACGCACAAAATCGGCACCCCATCCTAG
- a CDS encoding ATP-binding protein: MKRLNLQRWMPRTLFGRLAVVVIVTLLLSQWFAWGVLRYYRQNLVAGQLSEQVLDTLSELEGQLEAVPEAQRAQWLRAYNRPYGPNLYPLSEADPPADNNIPAQEQAIVRQLQADQLPIHAVRVQRQPNWRLWLQVDVLERPYWLSIPLGRIRNERRWPLLVGISSFTLFAMLGASFFVWRLNRPLRALGMASKLLAEGQSPPLLVSSGPQELRLLTDQFNQMVTSLRDADDARRLMLAGISHDLRTPLTRMRLAVEMMHDDSLRDGMLGDLQDMERIVQQFMIYIGGGPKERAEVTDLHELLRPLPDKYPLGQLQLQLAVEALPRLTLQPLAMSRLLGNLLDNAFRYGAPPVIVQTGQDAQQVWLQIRDHGQGIPEAEWARLLQPFERGNAARGGDGGSGLGLAIVARIAREQGAQLRLAQADEGGLLVELRWPRPA; this comes from the coding sequence ATGAAACGCCTGAACCTGCAGCGCTGGATGCCGCGCACCCTGTTTGGCCGACTGGCTGTTGTGGTCATCGTGACCCTGCTGTTGTCGCAATGGTTTGCCTGGGGCGTGTTGCGCTACTACCGGCAAAATCTGGTGGCAGGGCAGCTGAGTGAACAGGTGCTGGATACCTTGTCCGAACTGGAGGGGCAGCTGGAGGCCGTGCCGGAGGCGCAGCGGGCACAATGGCTGCGTGCCTACAACCGGCCTTATGGTCCCAACCTGTATCCACTGAGTGAGGCTGATCCGCCTGCAGACAACAATATCCCGGCGCAAGAGCAGGCGATTGTGCGGCAGCTGCAAGCGGACCAGCTTCCTATCCATGCCGTGCGCGTCCAGCGCCAGCCCAACTGGCGTTTGTGGCTGCAAGTCGATGTGCTGGAGCGCCCGTACTGGTTGTCCATCCCGCTTGGGCGTATTCGCAATGAACGGCGCTGGCCGTTGCTGGTGGGTATCAGCAGCTTTACCCTGTTTGCCATGTTGGGTGCGTCCTTCTTTGTCTGGCGTTTGAACCGGCCCCTGCGCGCACTGGGGATGGCCAGCAAGTTGCTGGCGGAAGGACAGTCACCGCCGCTGCTGGTGTCGAGCGGCCCGCAAGAGCTGCGGCTGCTGACGGATCAGTTCAACCAGATGGTGACTTCGCTGCGCGATGCTGACGATGCCCGACGGCTGATGCTGGCGGGCATCAGCCATGACCTGCGTACCCCGCTGACCCGGATGCGGCTGGCGGTTGAAATGATGCATGACGACAGCCTGCGCGACGGCATGCTGGGCGACCTGCAGGATATGGAACGCATCGTGCAGCAATTCATGATCTATATCGGTGGCGGCCCCAAAGAACGGGCGGAGGTGACCGATCTGCATGAACTGCTGCGACCGTTGCCGGACAAATACCCCTTGGGACAATTGCAGCTGCAGCTGGCGGTGGAAGCGCTGCCGAGGTTGACACTGCAGCCGCTGGCGATGAGCCGCCTGCTGGGTAATCTGCTGGACAATGCCTTCCGCTATGGCGCGCCACCGGTCATCGTACAAACCGGGCAGGATGCGCAGCAGGTCTGGCTGCAGATACGTGACCATGGGCAGGGTATTCCGGAGGCGGAGTGGGCCCGGTTACTACAGCCGTTTGAGCGCGGCAATGCGGCGCGCGGCGGCGATGGCGGCAGCGGACTGGGGCTGGCCATTGTGGCGCGGATTGCCCGTGAACAAGGTGCGCAATTGCGTCTGGCGCAGGCCGACGAAGGCGGGTTACTGGTTGAGCTGCGCTGGCCACGGCCTGCATGA
- a CDS encoding uroporphyrinogen-III C-methyltransferase: MNPPLHHRRIVVTRPAAQASALMQSIRELGGEPLLLPLLVIEPLPDPHQLRQAAETLSTARFAIFVSPNAVEQALPLLLAHGSWPEGVQAVAIGPGTAHALQQAHITDVLCPRQQYDSQGVLALPELQSVDGQRILIFRGEDGKAELGDGLQARGAQVEYIPCYRRLLPQDTAQHLADLLSSDPPDAFIVTSSEAARHLFSSAGESLLKQLQSIPIGVTHPQIGDTVRAHGGSAVEAGSGGDLALLKALSAALDVPPPPVTTGRTVMPEPTPASPVQPQRPGLGERLVERINPTLLVALVALGILIWQWRDNSLQLSQLRSEVGLRLAETGAFQKQSRDLIERIERARIEERSRLVTLETRMAESQSQQATLAALYQNLNQHRDSLLLAEVEQLLMAASQQLQIANDPRAALVALEGAQSRLALEDNPKFLPLRQSVGKDIATLKTLPNVDTVNLTMRLDAMLAVVDNLPFSIDSRPQQAPKLPNVKEEPDSLSKEIWGEIKQLIRIRRIDKPDAPLLPAEQTYFVRENMKLRLLSARTALQQRDENVFRTDLQAVRQSLQGFFDTQSMDVKQSLTQLNQMLATPLQVKLPDLTASLSALGSLKTLQEQELTAGAHP, from the coding sequence GTGAACCCACCCCTGCACCACCGCCGTATTGTCGTTACCCGCCCGGCAGCACAAGCCAGCGCCCTGATGCAATCCATCCGGGAGCTGGGGGGGGAACCCCTGCTGTTGCCCTTGCTGGTGATCGAGCCGCTACCTGATCCGCATCAGCTGCGCCAGGCGGCGGAAACGCTGTCTACTGCCCGTTTCGCCATCTTCGTCAGCCCCAATGCCGTCGAGCAGGCCCTGCCGCTGCTGCTGGCACACGGCAGCTGGCCAGAAGGGGTGCAAGCTGTGGCCATTGGCCCGGGTACCGCGCACGCCTTGCAGCAAGCCCACATCACGGATGTACTGTGCCCACGCCAGCAGTACGACAGCCAAGGTGTGCTGGCCCTGCCTGAACTGCAGTCGGTGGACGGGCAGCGAATCCTGATCTTCCGTGGCGAAGACGGCAAGGCGGAGCTGGGTGATGGCTTGCAAGCGCGCGGGGCGCAGGTAGAGTACATTCCCTGCTACCGTCGACTGCTGCCACAGGATACCGCACAGCACCTGGCCGACCTGCTGAGCAGTGACCCGCCGGATGCTTTTATCGTCACCAGCAGTGAGGCGGCCCGCCATCTGTTCAGCTCAGCTGGAGAAAGCCTGCTCAAGCAGCTACAATCCATCCCGATCGGTGTCACCCATCCGCAAATTGGGGATACCGTGCGGGCACACGGCGGCAGCGCTGTCGAAGCCGGCAGCGGTGGTGACCTCGCCTTGTTGAAGGCTTTGTCTGCCGCGCTGGATGTGCCGCCCCCACCCGTGACCACTGGCCGTACTGTGATGCCTGAACCGACACCTGCTTCTCCCGTACAACCACAACGCCCCGGCCTGGGTGAGCGACTGGTTGAGCGGATCAACCCGACCTTGCTGGTAGCCCTGGTGGCCCTCGGCATCCTGATCTGGCAATGGCGCGACAACAGCCTGCAACTGAGCCAGCTCAGGAGTGAGGTCGGTCTGCGACTGGCCGAAACCGGCGCCTTTCAGAAGCAAAGCCGTGACCTGATTGAGCGTATTGAGCGCGCGCGTATTGAGGAGCGCTCACGCCTGGTCACGCTGGAAACCCGCATGGCCGAATCACAAAGCCAGCAGGCGACCCTGGCCGCCTTGTACCAGAACCTGAACCAGCACCGTGACAGCCTGCTGCTGGCGGAAGTCGAACAGCTGCTGATGGCTGCCAGCCAGCAATTGCAGATTGCCAACGACCCGCGCGCCGCGCTGGTAGCACTGGAAGGAGCCCAGTCGCGGCTGGCGCTGGAGGATAATCCCAAGTTCCTGCCGCTGCGGCAGAGCGTGGGCAAAGATATTGCCACCCTCAAGACCTTGCCCAATGTGGATACCGTCAACCTGACCATGCGGCTGGATGCCATGCTGGCCGTGGTGGACAACCTGCCCTTCAGCATCGACAGCCGCCCACAGCAGGCGCCAAAGCTGCCCAACGTCAAGGAAGAACCGGACAGCCTGTCCAAGGAAATTTGGGGCGAAATCAAGCAGCTGATCCGTATCCGCCGTATCGACAAGCCGGATGCCCCACTGCTGCCCGCCGAGCAGACCTATTTTGTGCGCGAGAACATGAAGCTGCGCCTGCTGTCCGCCCGCACCGCCTTGCAACAGCGCGACGAAAACGTGTTCCGCACTGACCTGCAAGCCGTGCGCCAGAGCCTGCAGGGCTTCTTTGATACCCAGTCGATGGACGTGAAGCAGAGCCTGACCCAGCTGAACCAGATGCTGGCCACGCCGCTGCAAGTCAAATTGCCCGATCTGACGGCCAGCCTGAGCGCACTCGGCAGCCTGAAAACCTTGCAAGAGCAGGAGCTCACTGCAGGAGCCCACCCATGA
- the ompR gene encoding osmolarity response regulator transcription factor OmpR → MTSPSRRLLLIDDDARIRELLTRYLTEQGFDVDVYADASQLEKRLQQRRPHLLILDLMLPGEDGLSVCRKIRARNDNLPIIMLTARGDDVDRIIGLEMGADDYLPKPFNPRELLARIQAVLRRQAEVPALAAALDPEEVYVFADYRLDAGQRKLFRNDVEIPLSQAEFSLLKVLAMHPRHPLSRERLLELSRGREFEAFDRSVDVQISRLRKLIEADPSQPGFIQTVWGFGYVFVPDGATTTP, encoded by the coding sequence ATGACAAGCCCATCCCGACGCCTGCTGTTGATTGATGACGATGCCCGCATTCGCGAGCTGTTGACCCGCTACCTCACCGAGCAGGGCTTTGACGTTGACGTCTATGCAGACGCCAGCCAGCTGGAAAAACGGCTGCAGCAGCGACGCCCGCATCTGTTGATCCTGGACTTGATGCTACCGGGTGAAGATGGTTTGTCGGTGTGCCGCAAAATTCGTGCGCGCAACGACAATTTGCCCATCATCATGTTGACCGCCCGTGGTGACGACGTGGACCGCATCATCGGACTGGAGATGGGGGCGGATGACTACCTGCCCAAACCGTTCAATCCGCGGGAATTGCTGGCTCGCATCCAGGCGGTACTGCGGCGTCAGGCGGAGGTGCCCGCGCTGGCGGCGGCGCTGGATCCGGAAGAGGTCTATGTCTTTGCCGATTACCGGCTGGATGCAGGGCAACGCAAGTTGTTCCGCAATGACGTTGAGATTCCGTTGTCGCAAGCGGAATTCAGCTTGCTCAAAGTGCTGGCGATGCATCCGCGTCATCCGCTGTCGCGTGAGCGCTTGCTGGAGCTGTCTCGTGGCCGGGAATTTGAAGCGTTTGATCGCAGTGTCGATGTGCAGATTTCACGCCTGCGCAAACTGATTGAGGCCGACCCGTCGCAGCCGGGCTTTATCCAGACCGTGTGGGGCTTCGGCTATGTGTTTGTTCCGGATGGTGCGACTACCACACCTTGA
- the mgtE gene encoding magnesium transporter: protein MTTELEQKPQESLQDNLKQVVALLHKHKLVEDLIHKQSGPHQDLVETLVHRQHLTELQKRLDALHSADVAHILEALPLADRLTVWHMVKAERDGDILLEVSDSVRESLIADMDDQELLAAAESLDADELADLAPDLPEDVVAELMTGLDAQERERLQSALSYEDDQVGALMDFEMVTIRDDVSLEVVLRYLRRFDELPDHTDKLFVVDQAGLLQGVLPLKRLLLNDPDKRVLEVMADDPVTFSPGDDVSDAAQAFERYDLISAPVVDATGKLCGRLTIDAMVDVIREESDSEMLNLAGLKEEEDIFAGVWRSVKNRWAWLAINLVTAFVASRVIGLFEGSIEKLVALAALMPIVAGIGGNSGNQTITMIVRAMALDQLHPDSARWMLKKEIGVSLANGVIWGGLIGVVAYALYGSPLLGLVMTAAMTLNLMLAAFMGVMIPMTLVKLGRDPAMGSSVMITACTDSGGFFIFLGLATVFLL, encoded by the coding sequence ATGACCACCGAACTCGAACAAAAACCGCAGGAAAGCCTGCAGGACAACCTGAAACAAGTGGTTGCCCTGCTGCACAAGCACAAGCTGGTTGAGGACCTGATTCACAAGCAATCCGGCCCGCATCAGGATCTGGTGGAAACCCTGGTCCATCGCCAGCATCTCACCGAGCTGCAAAAGCGGCTGGATGCCTTGCATTCGGCGGACGTGGCACACATTCTCGAAGCGCTGCCGCTGGCCGACCGTCTGACCGTCTGGCATATGGTCAAGGCCGAGCGTGACGGCGACATCCTGCTGGAAGTCTCCGACTCGGTACGGGAATCACTGATCGCCGACATGGACGATCAGGAGTTGCTGGCGGCGGCCGAATCGCTGGATGCGGACGAGCTGGCCGATCTGGCCCCCGATTTGCCAGAAGACGTGGTGGCCGAGCTGATGACCGGCCTCGACGCCCAGGAGCGCGAGCGGCTGCAATCGGCCCTGTCTTACGAGGACGATCAGGTCGGCGCGCTGATGGACTTCGAAATGGTCACCATCCGCGATGATGTGTCGCTGGAAGTGGTGTTGCGCTACCTGCGCCGTTTCGATGAGCTGCCAGACCACACCGACAAGCTGTTTGTGGTCGACCAGGCGGGCTTGCTGCAAGGGGTACTGCCACTCAAGCGTCTGCTGCTGAATGATCCGGACAAGCGCGTGCTGGAGGTGATGGCGGATGATCCGGTCACCTTCTCGCCCGGGGATGACGTCAGCGATGCGGCGCAAGCCTTCGAGCGGTATGACCTGATTTCCGCCCCGGTGGTGGATGCCACCGGCAAACTGTGCGGACGGCTGACCATTGATGCGATGGTGGACGTAATTCGGGAAGAATCTGACAGCGAGATGCTGAATCTGGCCGGTTTGAAGGAGGAAGAGGATATCTTTGCCGGGGTGTGGCGCTCGGTGAAGAACCGCTGGGCCTGGCTGGCCATCAATCTGGTGACCGCCTTTGTGGCATCCCGGGTAATTGGCCTGTTTGAAGGTTCCATCGAAAAACTGGTGGCGCTGGCAGCGCTGATGCCGATTGTAGCGGGGATCGGCGGCAATTCCGGCAACCAGACCATCACCATGATCGTGCGCGCCATGGCGCTGGATCAGCTGCATCCGGACAGCGCGCGCTGGATGCTGAAAAAGGAAATCGGCGTCAGCCTGGCCAACGGGGTGATCTGGGGCGGCTTGATCGGCGTGGTGGCCTACGCGCTGTATGGTAGTCCCTTGCTGGGGTTGGTGATGACCGCCGCCATGACCTTGAACCTGATGCTGGCCGCCTTCATGGGGGTGATGATCCCGATGACCCTGGTCAAGCTGGGACGGGATCCCGCCATGGGGTCTTCGGTGATGATCACCGCGTGTACCGACTCGGGCGGCTTTTTCATCTTCCTCGGTCTGGCGACCGTGTTCCTGCTGTGA
- a CDS encoding DMT family transporter: protein MLWALMAIILWASLAVLGLALAHWPPFLLTGLSLLLGGLLSLPHWRQWRVPLRTLLLGVYGLFGFHFLLFMALRHAPPIEANLINYLWPLLIVLLTPLFLPGHRLRAVHVLAAVLGFAGAALAIVGGRQFSLQGSGVGFALAGCSALVWASYSLASRRVPPFPTAAVGGFCMVSAALALLCHGLWEPAVVWRTVDGVSLLLLGLGPMGAAFYLWDRALKQGDPRRIGVLANLTPLLSTVALHLWTGRPLSGQVGLAAVLISGAASLVWWSGRRAQSS, encoded by the coding sequence ATGCTGTGGGCGCTGATGGCCATCATCCTGTGGGCCAGCCTGGCGGTACTGGGGCTGGCGCTGGCGCACTGGCCGCCTTTCTTGTTGACGGGCCTTTCCCTGCTGCTGGGGGGACTGTTGAGCCTGCCGCACTGGCGGCAATGGCGGGTACCGCTGCGCACCTTGCTGCTGGGGGTGTATGGCCTGTTCGGTTTCCATTTCCTGCTGTTCATGGCGTTACGCCACGCGCCACCGATTGAGGCCAATCTGATCAACTACCTATGGCCTTTGCTGATTGTATTGCTGACGCCCCTGTTTCTGCCGGGGCACCGCTTGCGGGCCGTGCATGTGCTGGCGGCGGTGCTGGGCTTTGCCGGAGCGGCGCTGGCCATTGTTGGCGGGCGACAGTTCAGCCTGCAGGGCAGTGGCGTCGGCTTTGCGTTGGCCGGCTGTTCGGCCTTGGTCTGGGCGAGCTACTCACTGGCCAGTCGTCGGGTACCTCCATTCCCGACAGCGGCGGTTGGCGGTTTTTGCATGGTATCCGCTGCGCTGGCCTTGCTCTGCCACGGGCTGTGGGAGCCTGCGGTGGTGTGGCGGACGGTAGATGGTGTGAGTCTGCTGCTGTTGGGTCTGGGGCCGATGGGCGCGGCCTTTTACCTGTGGGATCGCGCGCTGAAGCAAGGCGATCCACGCCGGATCGGGGTGCTGGCTAACCTGACACCGCTGCTGTCTACCGTGGCCCTGCATCTGTGGACCGGGCGGCCACTGAGTGGGCAGGTCGGGCTGGCCGCCGTGTTGATCAGCGGGGCGGCCAGTCTGGTCTGGTGGTCCGGGCGGCGGGCTCAGTCGTCCTGA
- the prmC gene encoding peptide chain release factor N(5)-glutamine methyltransferase, giving the protein MSDDSLDQLLRHCGLPRLEARLLLQQVLQVNHAWLVAHGGEPISSDARLDFATLVQRRLAGEPIAYLLECREFYGRPFRVTPAVLIPRPDTELLIEQALAHLPADAPLQVLDVGTGSGCIAITLALERPQWQLTALDLSDAALQVAQHNARQLGASVRFVRSDYLSAVTGQRFDAIVSNPPYIPLGDPHLQQGDLRYEPANALTDGADGLQAYRALAQQAKACLRPGGWLLVEHGYDQGETVPALLQQAGWQQIRLHHDLAGQARVTCAQRPEG; this is encoded by the coding sequence GTGAGTGACGATAGCCTCGATCAGCTGCTGCGCCATTGCGGCCTGCCCCGGCTGGAGGCGCGCCTGCTGCTGCAGCAGGTATTGCAGGTCAACCATGCCTGGCTGGTGGCCCATGGCGGGGAACCCATCTCGAGCGACGCCCGGCTCGATTTTGCCACGCTGGTGCAGCGTCGGCTGGCCGGAGAGCCGATTGCTTACTTGCTGGAGTGCCGCGAATTCTACGGGCGGCCCTTCCGCGTCACGCCCGCCGTGCTGATCCCGCGCCCGGATACCGAGCTGCTGATCGAACAGGCACTGGCCCATCTGCCGGCTGATGCACCGCTGCAGGTGCTGGATGTGGGCACCGGCAGCGGCTGTATCGCCATTACGCTGGCACTGGAGCGGCCACAGTGGCAGCTGACAGCACTGGACCTGTCCGATGCCGCCTTGCAGGTGGCGCAGCACAATGCCAGGCAGTTGGGCGCCTCCGTACGGTTTGTGCGCAGCGACTATCTGAGTGCCGTCACCGGGCAGCGGTTTGATGCCATTGTCAGCAACCCGCCCTATATCCCGCTGGGTGACCCCCACCTGCAGCAGGGCGACCTGCGCTATGAACCCGCCAATGCCTTGACCGATGGTGCCGATGGCTTGCAGGCTTACCGCGCACTGGCCCAGCAGGCGAAGGCCTGCCTGCGCCCCGGCGGCTGGTTGCTGGTCGAGCACGGTTATGACCAGGGCGAGACGGTGCCTGCCTTGTTGCAGCAAGCGGGTTGGCAACAAATCCGTTTGCACCATGATCTGGCCGGGCAAGCCCGTGTCACCTGCGCGCAGCGGCCGGAGGGTTGA
- the hemC gene encoding hydroxymethylbilane synthase has protein sequence MSFPDRLVIATRESPLALWQAEHVRHLLQTQYPGLQVELLGMTTQGDRILDVSLSKIGGKGLFVKELELAMQEGRADLAVHSMKDVPMLLPEGFALPAILQREEPFDALVSNQYDSLAALPAGAVVGTSSLRRESQLRAQYPHLRIEPLRGNLGTRLRKLDEGQYAAIILAVAGLKRLGLAERIRAVLPPEQSLPAVGQGAIGIECRSDRPELITLLAGLDHAATSACVQAERAMSRKLGGSCQVPLGGFAVLEGDQLWLRGFVAQADGQQVLRTEQRGRMTDATQLGEAAAMALIAQGADAIMAALSLP, from the coding sequence ATGTCTTTCCCCGACCGCCTCGTCATCGCCACCCGTGAAAGCCCGCTGGCGTTGTGGCAGGCGGAACACGTGCGTCATCTGCTGCAAACGCAATATCCGGGGCTGCAGGTTGAACTGCTGGGCATGACCACCCAGGGCGACCGCATTCTGGATGTCAGTCTGTCAAAAATTGGTGGCAAAGGCCTGTTCGTCAAGGAGCTGGAACTGGCCATGCAGGAAGGCCGTGCCGATCTGGCCGTGCACTCGATGAAAGACGTCCCCATGCTGCTGCCGGAGGGCTTTGCCCTGCCCGCCATTCTGCAGCGGGAGGAACCCTTTGATGCGCTGGTATCCAACCAGTATGACAGTCTGGCAGCGCTGCCGGCCGGCGCCGTAGTTGGCACCTCCAGCCTGCGGCGGGAAAGCCAGCTGCGTGCGCAGTACCCGCATCTGCGTATCGAACCCTTGCGCGGCAATCTGGGCACCCGCCTGCGCAAGCTGGATGAAGGCCAGTACGCCGCCATCATCCTGGCCGTCGCCGGGCTGAAGCGGCTGGGGCTGGCAGAACGCATCCGGGCCGTCTTGCCGCCGGAGCAAAGCCTGCCCGCCGTCGGCCAAGGCGCAATTGGCATTGAATGCCGCAGTGATCGCCCTGAGCTGATCACGCTGCTGGCCGGGCTGGATCACGCCGCCACCTCGGCCTGCGTGCAAGCAGAGCGCGCCATGAGCCGCAAGCTGGGTGGCAGCTGTCAGGTGCCGCTAGGGGGATTTGCGGTACTGGAGGGGGATCAGCTGTGGCTGCGCGGTTTCGTGGCCCAAGCCGATGGCCAGCAAGTGCTGCGCACCGAGCAGCGCGGTCGTATGACAGACGCAACACAACTGGGTGAAGCCGCCGCAATGGCACTGATTGCGCAGGGCGCGGATGCTATCATGGCAGCATTGAGTCTGCCCTGA